In Tachysurus fulvidraco isolate hzauxx_2018 chromosome 5, HZAU_PFXX_2.0, whole genome shotgun sequence, the genomic stretch ttaatttttataagaGGCCAAAAATGgagtttgctctttttttttttgttgtgtccatgttcagcattgaacaTCTTTGTCATGTCCATCTCCACAGCGGtgcttaatatgaagctcatatgaaagtaaacgCTCAAGGCTTTAAAAATTTGTCGCATTTCAtaagtttttctgtttttaactaACCTGCTAGGAGCGATATATTCAAAGAAAtctccccccaaaaaaataataatatttttttttacagaaatgattCAATCTTCAATGTTAacggtgatatcaaacccatttctgctctctgaaatATTCCAATAAGCTTGTAATATTTATCCAGACTCATTTTacatcagatatatatatatatatatatatatatatatatatatatatatatatatatatatatatatatatatatatatatataattcatttatttatcctgattgaaaataaatacaactaaaGTGGAGCTCCAGTGTACTGAAAAAAATGGTTGAGGTTTCtttgatttttctctctctggtttGCAAACTGAATGTTCCTGCAACAAGTAATGTTTAAATCCCTTAAATCTAAAAACGTTCAGCATGCAAAGATCTCTTGTATATTCCacagagctgttttttttctgtgtgctAAATTTGAACataaaaaatgcttcattttaacCTTCGAATAAcatagaacaaaacaggaaccTACAAACTTACATAAGTTACAAACGCTAGACAATAAAATCTCTTTATTGACCAGAAGAAGATACGAAGAATCAATTAAGGAcctttatttagatttttttttctaattgttagACAAAGTTATTACAAAATGTGCAATTTATTGATGTTTACCCAGCAAATTTGAAAGGATTCTCCAATATCAGCCGAACCCGAATTGGAATGACTTTCTATGGACaactaagataaaaaaataaaaaaaaaaaagtaataagaagataaataaaaaacataaaaccatcacatttttggaaggagtctccagtgacagtattttttttcaaagtCAGAAGTTAAGCTCtaagttttgtttgtgtgtgtttttattcacttgaacttagaattttttattttttgtaaagaaaaacaacaataaaaatactgtTAGTTTTGGCACCGTTTGTCATCatataagaggaaaaaaactgCAGTTCTAGTAAAaaaatctagattttttttatattgtacaatttctattttatattgtaCAATTTCTACTGTATCTGTACTATTCATTCAAGACTAATGGGTCCAGTTTTGGCTGCCTTAAAGCTTTTCTCTACCACATTTTATCCTTTGaatattttgaaattaaaaatatctgttaaataaaaaataaaagtccgAGAGATCACGTGACAATCCCACAGAATCTCTTGCTCTATTTTGCATTGCTAGAAGGAATAGTACGCAGATCTGAAAAGACACTAGTGCAAAAGCGTAagatactatatacagtatacaagcctacatttgtgtgtgtgtgtgtgtgtgtgtgtgtgtgtgtgtgtgcgtgcgtgtgtgtgtgtgtgtgtgtgtgtgtgtgtgtgtgtgtgtgtgtgtgtgagagtagcAGGTAATGACAGCAACTCCTGACTGATTGACGCATCTGCcttatttaaagcaaaaactgtgattcatccccccccccccacacacacacacacatagatctCAGGGTTGTTGATCTATCTGATTATGCCATCCTTTTCAATCATCCTGTTATCCATGATCCACCATCTTCTCTCTGCCCTCCTCCTCTCCATGACCTCCATATCAGAAGGCCCATCACCCATGAGAACAGGCATATATTTATAGTCTAGCTCAGTAAGACTGGATAatattacacacagtgtacagtgttaCGCCCGTCTCgaatttttgtgtattttgaacACACACCGTACTCAAGTTTGGGAATTTTTTGGATTCCGCAGTCAATTTGATTCAGTGGAATGTTATTTGTATACAACGGAACAGCAATTATACAGTTTTATAACAACAacagtttaatattaatattatacctatatttaaatttatttgtatttatccccaatgaacaagtctaaGGTggctgaggaagaggaagaggaagaggaagaaaccttaagaggaaccagactcaaaagtgaacctcatcctcatttgggtgacactggagggtgtgattataaacggttataaacaccagagagtgttattatgaacaatgttctttctacagtcagatacagtctgattgtgtgtttaatatgaggttgttgtcctcaaacgcCACATGGAGTCGGcatcttctcactgaaggtctgaaatcttcataaacagaacacaacctggagctggaacatctctagatacctcaggatcctcacagggtttgTGTCTTCTCACCCAGGGTCCGAAATCTTTATGACtcggaacacaactggagctggtacaatctctggaggTTTATGGATGTGACAAATTTAATGAGGAGTTAATAATGTTAAGAAAAGGTTCTCCAGCTATATGTAACACTACTTATAGTAATTTATTTGGAATGGGATCAAAcaaggggtcacggtggcttagtggttagcacgttcgcctcacgcctccagggttgggggtttgattcccgcttccgccttgtgtgtgtggagtttgcatgttctccccatgcctcggggtttcctccaggtactctggtttcatcccacggtccaaagaaatgcatggtaggttgattggcatctctggaaaattgtgtgagtgtgtgagtgaatgagagtgtgtgtgtgccctgtgataggttggcactccgtccagggtgtatcctgccttaatgcccgatgacgcgagagttcggataagcggtagaaaatgaatgaatgaatgggatCAAACAAACATGGTGAATTAGCTGTAGCAATAAATTTATCtagctcttcctgtcctgtactcgTAAAGCTTTAGGCGAGACTGGATCACGAAGGGGTTGAACATCcactattttgttcctgaaactcaattttatcagtgaagaaattcctgaaatcctcactactgaacagTGATGGAAAATTCTTTTTAGATATCTGATGTTAATCTTGCCTCTGTGCAACAACCTTGGATTGTTTTGGTTCTCtaaggtgctcagccctagcagcatTTAGAGCCTGTTTGTACTGTAGCTGGATGTGTTGCCATTGTAcgcaattcacacacacaaggatcgAGGGATTATTGGGTGGGGATTTGTTTCCAATTGATCAAAGCTAATACTGTAAATCATGTCAAATATATTTACGAATCTGATATAAAACACTCGGAATGCTGCATAAATGTATAgttcttgagtgtgtgtgtgtgtgtgtgtgtgtgtgtgtgtgtgtgtgtgtgtgtgttattgcatctgtctgcttgtgtgtgtgttattgtatcTGTCTGCTCCTCTCACCAACAAAAGAGTCCAGAGTCGATTTATTTAAGACTTGACGCCAAAAGCTGGACTCAGATGTCATTCAAACAAAGTAAAAGCAATCACAGAAATTCAATGCATTATAAATTCATATATTCTTTAGGatatagaaatattttacacattataaAGCAAATCAGACAAATCAGTGAAATATGCTGAAAATTCCACTACAGTACAGGTAGTTTGTATTGTATCATatcattacagtatgtatgtggaTATCTGTGGCTTGGATTCGACTGGGAAATACACATCTATTTTTCAAATTTCTCTTAATTGATGTAAAAGTGTATTTTAGAAAATAtctcaaagaaaataaagagataTATCGAGCAAACTAAGCCAAACTACGGCTATCATAGAAAGGaattacatatgtgtcttcattgggaatttaaaagaagaatcctgggCAATTCAAATACTTTTCACCataaaaagcatgaaaaacTGTGTAAAATCCTGGAGGAACTGAAGCCACGTCTGTAGTTTACATCTGTCCGAGCGctatttcatttctaaatgttcATGTCATTCATCCGGAAAACTGGATCATGCTAATATTTAGAGACCTGAGATCGCTTCAGGCTACCGCttattgggctaccaatcggaaggttgtaagttcaatcccagggcccctgagcaaggcccttgaccctcaatTAGTCAGctgtattataaaaaaaagagataaggtaagtcgctctggataagggcatccgCTAAATGctaaacgtaaatgtaaatttcaaaACATCATGTGAAGAATATTCCCCGAAGCCTCAGCGATCGTGGTGAGCAAACGGCTCAAGCGGTTCCAGTGAGATCGTGTCAGGATGAAGAAGTGCCATTAAAATCCCAGCAACAGCCGGACCTTCGTTCTTTATCTAACTCGAGCATTCACTGTACGACTGAATCTTCGTAACAGGAGGAGTTCTTTCCAGACgattgttattttaatatacgaacttttattagattattaaatgaaaataatgaaattagAATTAAATGTTCTTGagctggaaataaataaataaataaataaataaacaaacaaagtttcttttttaaatttaatacaaACAACAATCAAAGTATAACATGTACAGTGATGGCTCATTGATTCCttttcttcgtcttcttcttcttgtttttgttcttcctgTGGATCATCTTCCAGGTTTCCTGTAAGAGAAATGCAGAAGTCAGAAATGActtttgagctttttttttttaaatccctgtGACACCGTGTTGTGATGATCCGTTTGAATATGAATCGATATCAGCAATTTTGATTAAAGATCCTCACCGGCTTGCAACCGGCTTCTCTTTCCGTCAGTAAGGCGTCCATTTCGTCCACCTGcaaacgtatacacacacacacacacacacacacacacacatacacacacacacacacacacacagagatatgagGACTGAGGGATTATCGAGTGCGGCTTTGTTTCAAAATGGCCAAAGCTAAGATTGTTTACGAAACACTTGCAATGCTGCTTGAATAGTTAGTAtagttcttgtgtgtgtgtgtgtgtgtgtgtgtgtgtgtgtgtgtgtgtgtgtgtgtgtgtgtgtgtgtgtgtgtgtgtgtgtgtgtgtgtacatgctcaCCCTGGCATGCAGGAGCTCAGGATCTCTCAACATGTTCATGATCTCAGAAGTGTTTTTTCCTTCTATGACCATCCAGGTGATTTTACTGGCATCACTGGGGTGGATTTGCTCTACCAGTGGAAACATGTTTATATCTgcaaagagagagtgaaagtgtgtgaggtgtgtgagagagcgagagaaaacagaaagagagggaatactctacaaataataattagaGATTAAAGTAAATCCAGTTGAAAACAGGAGCTTGGAGAAGTTTGCAGTCTACTTGTAATGATGAAGtcagaaagaagagaaataaaatgctgAGCTACAGAGCAGGAGTGTGTATGTACGtggtgatgtatgtgtgtgtttgtgtgtatgcaagtGTGAAACTTACAAGCTGTCTCCACAGCCTCCACTGTGTCCACTGGGGCAGCTGTCTCCACAGCCTCCACTGTGTCCACTGGGGCAGCTGTCTCCACAGCCTCCACTGTGCATTCTAAGACAGCTGTCTCCACAGCCTCCACTGTGTCCACTGGGGCAGCTGTCTCCACAGCCTCCACTGTGCATTCTGCTGCAGCTGTCTCCACAGCCTCCACTGCATTCACCGGGGCAGCTGTCTCCACAGTCTCCACTGTGTCCACTGGGGCAGCTGTCTCCACAGCCTCCACTGCATCCACTGGGGAATCTGTCTTCACAGCATCCACTGCGTCCACTGGGGAATCTGTCTCCACAGCCTCCACTGCGTCCACTGGGGAATCTGTCTCCACAGCCTCCACTGCATCCACTGGGGAATCTGTCTCCACAGCCTCCACTGCATCCTCTGGGTCAGCTGTCTCCACAGCCTCCTCTGTGTCCACTGGGGCAGCTGTCTCCACAGCCTCCACTGTGTCCACTGGGGCAGCTGTCTCAACAGCCTCCACTGCATCCACTTGGGCAGCTGTCTCCACAGCCTCCACTGGGGAAGCTGTCTCCACAGCCTCCACTGGGGAAGCTGTCTCCACAGCCTCCACTGGGGAAGCTGTCTCCATAGCCTTCATGTTGCATTCTGGCTCAGCTGTCTCCACAGCCTCCATTTTGTCCACTGGGGCATCTGTCTCCACAGCCTTCATGTTGCATTCTGGGGCAGCTGTCTCCACAGCCTTCATGGTGCATTCTGGAGCAGCTGTCTCCAAGGCCTTCGTGGTGCCCTCAGGGGCTGCTGTCTCCACAGCTTCCACGTGGTATTTTGGTACAGCTGTCTTGGTGAAAATTGGGACAAGGTCCTCAAAGCGATCTGTCTCGACAGCAGGGATGCTTGTCTTTAAGTAGAGAGGCAGCACTGGCTGGTGCAGGCTTGGTGTAAACTGCTGTATGAACATTCTCTGAAGGAGAGCCGGGCCATCCTCTTTCCTTTTAGCCAGTTCCACAAACACCTGCTTCTTGCCCCACATCATGCCGTTCATCTCGTTCATGGCTCTCATGGCATCCTGGGATGATGTGAAATTGACGAAGCCAAATCCCTTTGAACGGCCATTCTCCATTATTACCTGTAAGAGGCAGGACCATGAGGAACAATCAGCACAGAGAAAGCTTTTCACTCAGTAAGGGGAAATGAATAGAGCTGATTGAGTATAAAATGGAGCGATTATTAGTTGAAAGTGACCTTTGCACTTGTGATGTGTCCAAATTGTGCAAATGTCAAGTACAGACACTCGGTGTCAATGTTGTTGTCCAGGTTCTTGATGTATAAATTGTTGCCCTGGTTTTGGTCTTCAGCCTTGCGCTCCTCCAGAGATTTAAAGTACTTGATGGTGCTGTAACACAACAGAGAAGCTgctcttatgccccttttccaccgaggcagttcgagtgctggttcgaagccagagcctaatttagaaccagttctttctctttcgaccgccaaagcaccggctccgaaccaggaaaagtagttcttaagtagcaccaaaacgttgctggtctagacttaacaaccgcttgcgtcaggagctgggggcggggctactgttagcgcgtttgataatgtaccttaagtatactaatgtttaatacacttttactttaccgcgatatgatatattatcagcacacatgatagtaggtagctacatgctaaggctaacttttttctgtgttaacaataaaataaagttatgtactttctcgattacaacctccgtttatacagattacacagagctgcacgtacacgttttattcgccgcgtttggatgccaatgtaggttcgcaaagccatgagcattaacagtaaagcaacatccactattgttgttgtgtttgtgtttgccgctgctgcgctaacgttgcagcacccggttctttccggtggaaaagaggcatattGGAGTCTTTATCTAAACCCTGTTGTTAGAAGTTATGTCTTCGGCAGCAAAATTACAGCAAAATTTTTCAACAATTTAAAAAGTTCAATAAATCTTAAGTAGTAAGTTAAGatggaatgtaaaaaaaaaaaactctgataTTTAAACTTTGGCTGGTAAAAATACTAATTTACACGAGGCTTACACTTGGAGGCCTTTCAGGATCATTCCATTGACCTGCCTAATGGCCATCGCCGCTGCCTCCGGTGACTCAAACTGGATGAACCCGAAGCCTTTTGATTCAACAACCTTCAGGAGAAACACCACATGTCAACACACAGGTTACAATCAAACTGagctaatacacacactcaggcttgctcattaggtataaacacaaacacatttaatcatgttctgtaaagctgccttaagacaacgtccattgttaaaagcgctatgcaaataaatttgaattgaattgaactgaattaagaTATAAATTCAGTTCAAAGCTGGAACCTTGCATGACACGATCCTCCCGAACACGGAGAAGGTGTCAAACAGGGCAATATCGTCGATGGACTGATGAAGGTTCTTTATGATGACGTTGCTCCCCTTGATCAACTTCGCAGTGGGTTCCCAGCGAGACCACATGACCCTCATGGGTCTGTCCAAAAGAAGCTCAAAGTTGAACATTATTATAGCTCGTTCAGCTGAAGGAACAGAAACAAGTCGttaatcataaaataataataataataataataataataataataataataataataataataataataataataataataatatataccaTCTGTTTATAATAGTctgtatatataactatatataaaaatatctttttGTAGCATTTAAAACATAACCACATACGCTGCTACGATCGTGTGGCCACACCCTGGCccgattactgccacacctgttcacaatcaagaaatcacttaaataagacctgactgacaaagtgaagtagaccaaaagattgTCCGGAATTTGTGCAAGATCTCATTGTAGGTTATGCAATTACACGACCGTGTgagaaaaaatacacacaacagaGAATACACGGAACAACAAATACTCATATCCACTTGTAATGTCTGATCTTCTTTAAACTTCAACTATGTGTAAAGGGGGGCttaaaactaacattttggTTTGATTAATATGCACCTATCAAGCTCAAGAACTGAGATGATGTCTAAATGAGCTTTTTTAGGAGCTAATGCTCTCTAAACAAGGCAGTGGCTCTTTTGCTTCCATCATAGTTTCATATAAAGGGGCACCACTAAAGGGGGAAAAGGGCCCACGCACTTTCTGGACCCACAGAGGCTTGTATGTTTGGTGTGAAATGggtgtgtcagagatgtttacatttgtaattacattacatttattccatttataaCACGTATCTCCAATACAATTAGCCACAAACGTAATCACTGCACGATATAGTGTTAactatcttaacatagagacgaAAACTGGACTTTCAACAATTCCATTATATACTATCTgtttatactctctctctctttatctctctctctttctctttctctctctctctctctctctctctctatatatatatatatatatatatatatatatatatatatatacacacactggttggcactgtttctgtttattgtcttttgtgtattgacttttttgtcttttttgtattgtcttgtaacttttcatctgcactgtcttttgttttgcactgtcttgtttgtcttgtcctgcaccagGTTTCACAGTTtcacactttatgtggctaagactacttactaagtccttagcccggtctttgttttatttagcaccacaatcctggagaaaaGTTGTCTCATTTATATATctcatatatatactgtatgcactctctctctctctctctctctctctctctatatatatatatatatatatatatatatatatatatatatatatatatatatatatatatatatatatatatatatattctctctctctgtgtatatatatatatatatataaagatatttttgtACCATTTAAAACATATCCACATAATAATACTATAAGATTCAGTAGTAGGTTCCACATGGAGCTTTAAGTAGAAGCCGGTGTTAAAGAGCAGAGACAGTTTAGAGAACGCAGTTGTTCCGTCTGCTTTGTTTTACCGTCGGCTCGATGCTGGAAGTTGACGTAGGCGTAACCGAGCGGCGAGCCGGTCTGTCGGTCCCTGCAGATGTACACCGATTCAATTGGTCCTGCTGGACTTAACCTATTTAGAAGCATCAGCTCTGATACCTCAGGATGAAGATCACCAACAAACACTGCAAACATGCTGGAATTTAAAGGACTATAATTTCTTGGTGTTTACTTTCACAACTTCTGTTAAACCGCTGCCGACATGATGAGAAACACTGCTGATGGTAAATcgctaattaattaatttaattaaaattaaaagtgaCCGACAATCGCGCTACGATGTCGGGATCTCACCAGCGACGGATGCTTTGAAGAGTCGTCTCTATGACAACGTTCTATGCCGTTCCATTACTTTCGTCATCCATCGAATTCCGTCGGTCACGTGACCCCGCTGATGATCCTGTAGTACATTAAGCACGTTAAGAAATGGCttgtttcttatttcttcttttttccttattaatgaaacaaaaggtttttcttcagccagatTAAGCTCAATCGtattaatagcataaacacaggCTTTACTCCCTTTCAGAATCTCactttatttgaattttgtattctattcatctttatatcattctttataataaccttttacgtttattctgtgtttatgttctgtaaagctgctttgagacaatgtccattgtaaaaagtgctatacaaatacattcgaatcgaattgaattgaattgaattgaatgaattgAATCTCTTCCGGAACAgacgaacacacaaacacgatcCCTAATGAAATTCTCTCAGCCTGAGCAATGATTGGATATTAGCTTATTAGCCCCAT encodes the following:
- the LOC113634600 gene encoding polyadenylate-binding protein 1A-like, coding for MFAVFVGDLHPEVSELMLLNRLSPAGPIESVYICRDRQTGSPLGYAYVNFQHRADAERAIIMFNFELLLDRPMRVMWSRWEPTAKLIKGSNVIIKNLHQSIDDIALFDTFSVFGRIVSCKVVESKGFGFIQFESPEAAAMAIRQVNGMILKGLQVTIKYFKSLEERKAEDQNQGNNLYIKNLDNNIDTECLYLTFAQFGHITSAKVIMENGRSKGFGFVNFTSSQDAMRAMNEMNGMMWGKKQVFVELAKRKEDGPALLQRMFIQQFTPSLHQPVLPLYLKTSIPAVETDRFEDLVPIFTKTAVPKYHVEAVETAAPEGTTKALETAAPECTMKAVETAAPECNMKAVETDAPVDKMEAVETAEPECNMKAMETASPVEAVETASPVEAVETASPVEAVETAAQVDAVEAVETAAPVDTVEAVETAAPVDTEEAVETADPEDAVEAVETDSPVDAVEAVETDSPVDAVEAVETDSPVDAVDAVKTDSPVDAVEAVETAAPVDTVETVETAAPVNAVEAVETAAAECTVEAVETAAPVDTVEAVETAVLECTVEAVETAAPVDTVEAVETAAPVDTVEAVETAYINMFPLVEQIHPSDASKITWMVIEGKNTSEIMNMLRDPELLHARVDEMDALLTEREAGCKPETWKMIHRKNKNKKKKTKKRNQ